In a genomic window of Saccharothrix sp. HUAS TT1:
- a CDS encoding NDP-hexose 2,3-dehydratase family protein, whose protein sequence is MHPVAELGQLRRSDPSRSSWVERSLRARDGGVLDDAGFRAWLADRRRAQSQQVRRVPLTSMDRWGFAHETGNLGHVSGRFFTVEGIHVTTDSGPVREWAQPIINQPEIGILGIAVREIDGLLHCLVQAKCEPGNVNGIQLSPTVQATRSNYTRVHGGAQVPYLSLFRDAEPSHVLADVLQSEQGAWFYRKRNRNMVVEVGDDVEAGEDFCWLTLGQLLALLREDDLVSMDARTVLSCIPYGGGEHDDGAATPFAAALQRSRSADEGGLHTTTEVLSWITGMHAGHELHARRIPLCTVADWKRTDYEIAHVDGRYFKVVAVDVVANSREVSSWQQPLLEPVGTGVAALLVREFHGVLHVLVNAHVEPGYLDTVELAPTVQATPENYAHLPAEHRPRFLDLVLAPDPAKVRFDTVLSEEGGRFLHARTRYLVVEDDSAPAQAPPGFHWLTVHQLADLLQHSHYVNVQARTLFACLLAA, encoded by the coding sequence GTGCACCCAGTCGCCGAACTCGGTCAGCTGCGCCGATCCGACCCGAGCCGGTCGTCGTGGGTGGAGCGATCGCTGCGGGCGCGCGACGGCGGGGTCCTCGACGACGCCGGCTTCCGCGCGTGGCTCGCCGACCGCAGGCGCGCGCAGTCCCAGCAGGTGCGGCGCGTGCCGCTGACGTCGATGGACCGGTGGGGCTTCGCCCACGAGACCGGCAACCTCGGGCACGTCAGCGGCCGGTTCTTCACCGTGGAGGGCATCCACGTCACCACCGACTCCGGCCCGGTCCGCGAGTGGGCGCAGCCCATCATCAACCAGCCGGAGATCGGCATCCTCGGCATCGCCGTGCGCGAGATCGACGGCCTGCTGCACTGCCTGGTGCAGGCCAAGTGCGAGCCGGGCAACGTCAACGGCATCCAGCTCTCGCCGACCGTGCAGGCCACCCGCAGCAACTACACGCGGGTGCACGGCGGCGCGCAGGTGCCGTACCTGTCGCTGTTCCGCGACGCCGAGCCGTCCCACGTGCTGGCCGACGTGCTCCAGTCCGAGCAGGGCGCCTGGTTCTACCGCAAGCGCAACCGCAACATGGTCGTGGAGGTCGGCGACGACGTCGAGGCGGGCGAGGACTTCTGCTGGCTCACCCTCGGCCAGCTGCTGGCGCTGCTGCGCGAGGACGACCTGGTCAGCATGGACGCGCGCACCGTCCTGTCGTGCATCCCGTACGGCGGCGGAGAGCACGACGACGGCGCGGCCACCCCGTTCGCCGCGGCGCTCCAGCGGTCGCGCAGCGCCGACGAGGGCGGTCTGCACACGACGACCGAGGTGCTGAGCTGGATCACCGGCATGCACGCCGGGCACGAGCTGCACGCCCGCCGCATCCCGCTGTGCACGGTGGCGGACTGGAAGCGCACCGACTACGAGATCGCCCACGTGGACGGCCGCTACTTCAAGGTCGTCGCGGTCGACGTGGTGGCCAACAGCCGCGAGGTGTCGTCCTGGCAGCAGCCGCTGCTCGAACCGGTCGGCACCGGTGTCGCGGCGCTGCTCGTGCGCGAGTTCCACGGCGTGCTGCACGTGCTGGTCAACGCCCACGTCGAGCCCGGCTACCTGGACACGGTGGAACTCGCGCCGACCGTCCAGGCCACCCCCGAGAACTACGCCCACCTGCCCGCCGAGCACCGGCCGCGCTTCCTCGACCTGGTGCTCGCGCCGGACCCGGCGAAGGTCCGCTTCGACACCGTGCTGTCCGAGGAGGGCGGCCGGTTCCTGCACGCCCGCACCCGCTACCTCGTCGTGGAGGACGACTCGGCGCCCGCCCAGGCGCCGCCGGGGTTCCACTGGCTGACCGTGCACCAGCTCGCCGACCTCCTCCAGCACAGCCACTACGTCAACGTGCAGGCCAGGACGCTCTTCGCGTGCCTGCTGGCCGCCTGA
- a CDS encoding DegT/DnrJ/EryC1/StrS family aminotransferase — MSGATRNGNTQYVWGYLREYEAEREDVLAAVDAVFGSGQLVLGPAVAGFEAAFAAWHGVPHCVGVDNGTNALVLGLRALGIGAGDEVVTVSNTAAPTVVAIDAVGATPVFVDVHEDTYLMDVDQVEAAITPRTRALLPVHLYGQCVDLEALTAIADRHGLPVLEDCAQAHGARRNGVLAGATGRAAAFSFYPTKVLGAYGDAGATITSDPGVDANLRRLRYYGMEEVYHVVSTPGYNSRLDEVQAAILTRKLTRLDDYVAARRAIAARYAEALGGTDLVLPALAPGNDHVYYVYVVRHPLRDKVVEGMREHGVRLNISYPWPVHRQSGFAHLGLEEGSLPVTERLAGEIFSLPMYPSLSVQEQDHVVESLLDVLDRV; from the coding sequence GTGTCCGGAGCGACCCGAAACGGGAACACCCAGTACGTCTGGGGCTACCTGCGTGAGTACGAGGCCGAGCGGGAGGACGTCCTCGCCGCCGTGGACGCCGTGTTCGGCTCCGGGCAGCTCGTGCTGGGACCGGCCGTCGCCGGGTTCGAGGCGGCGTTCGCCGCCTGGCACGGCGTCCCGCACTGCGTCGGCGTCGACAACGGCACCAACGCGCTCGTGCTCGGCCTGCGCGCGCTCGGCATCGGCGCGGGCGACGAGGTGGTCACCGTGTCGAACACCGCCGCGCCCACCGTCGTGGCGATCGACGCCGTCGGCGCGACCCCGGTGTTCGTCGACGTCCACGAGGACACGTACCTGATGGACGTGGACCAGGTCGAGGCGGCCATCACGCCCCGCACCCGCGCGCTGCTGCCCGTGCACCTGTACGGCCAGTGCGTGGACCTGGAGGCGTTGACCGCGATCGCGGACCGGCACGGCCTGCCGGTCCTGGAGGACTGCGCCCAGGCGCACGGCGCGCGGCGCAACGGGGTGCTCGCGGGCGCCACCGGACGCGCGGCGGCGTTCTCCTTCTACCCCACCAAGGTGCTGGGCGCCTACGGCGACGCGGGCGCCACGATCACCTCCGACCCGGGGGTCGACGCGAACCTGCGCCGGCTGCGCTACTACGGGATGGAGGAGGTCTACCACGTCGTCTCGACGCCGGGGTACAACAGCAGGCTGGACGAGGTGCAGGCGGCCATCCTGACCCGCAAGCTGACCCGCCTGGACGACTACGTCGCCGCCCGCCGCGCCATCGCCGCCCGCTACGCCGAGGCGTTGGGCGGCACCGACCTGGTGCTGCCCGCCCTCGCGCCGGGCAACGACCACGTCTACTACGTCTACGTGGTGCGGCACCCGTTGCGGGACAAGGTGGTGGAGGGGATGCGGGAGCACGGCGTGCGGCTGAACATCAGCTACCCGTGGCCGGTGCACCGGCAGAGCGGCTTCGCCCACCTGGGGCTGGAGGAGGGTTCGCTGCCGGTGACCGAGCGGCTGGCCGGCGAGATCTTCTCGCTGCCCATGTACCCGTCGCTGTCGGTCCAGGAGCAGGACCACGTGGTCGAGTCGCTGCTGGACGTGCTCGACCGGGTCTGA
- a CDS encoding ABC transporter permease, translating into MLRDTGLLFRMELLPSLRNPGLIAVAMTQPLFFLLLFGPLMEKLVGAMPGFPPGDSWTVFTPALIVQLALFSASFAGFALLSDRQSGLLERLRVTPASAVALLLGRTLTNTVHTVVQSLLIIGIAALLFGLTVTPVGVGMILLVAALLSVTLASASQALALVLRNEEAFLGLINTVLMPLLLLSGMLIPITTGLAPQWLYTLSRLNPLTHVVDAGRAGFRGDVTFDALSTGMVLLVVMAAASVWWGARTLRRDDA; encoded by the coding sequence GTGCTGCGTGACACCGGGCTGCTGTTCCGCATGGAGCTGCTGCCGTCGCTGCGCAACCCCGGCCTGATCGCCGTGGCCATGACGCAACCGCTGTTCTTCCTGCTGCTGTTCGGGCCGCTGATGGAGAAGCTGGTCGGGGCGATGCCCGGGTTCCCGCCGGGTGACAGCTGGACCGTCTTCACCCCGGCCCTGATCGTGCAGCTGGCGCTGTTCAGCGCGTCGTTCGCCGGGTTCGCGCTGCTGTCGGACCGGCAGAGCGGCCTGCTCGAACGGCTGCGCGTCACCCCGGCGAGCGCGGTCGCGCTGCTGCTGGGCCGGACGCTGACCAACACCGTGCACACGGTCGTGCAGTCGCTGCTGATCATCGGCATCGCGGCGCTGCTGTTCGGCCTGACCGTGACGCCCGTCGGCGTCGGGATGATCCTGCTGGTCGCGGCGCTGCTGTCGGTGACGCTGGCGTCCGCGTCGCAGGCGCTGGCTCTGGTGCTGCGCAACGAGGAGGCGTTCCTCGGCCTGATCAACACGGTGCTGATGCCGCTGCTGCTGCTCTCCGGCATGCTCATCCCCATCACCACCGGCCTCGCGCCGCAGTGGCTCTACACCCTGTCCCGCCTCAACCCGCTCACGCACGTGGTGGACGCGGGCCGGGCCGGGTTCCGCGGTGACGTCACGTTCGACGCGCTGTCCACCGGGATGGTGCTGCTGGTCGTGATGGCGGCGGCGTCGGTGTGGTGGGGCGCGCGGACGCTGCGCCGCGACGACGCCTGA
- a CDS encoding ATP-binding cassette domain-containing protein, which produces MITARGLARSYTTRRGVVEAVRGVDLDVAAGEIVALLGPNGAGKTTTLRMLTTLLRPTAGTARVAGCDLVADPNGVRRRIGYVAQHGGAAPDCRVLEDLVLQGRIHGLAKAESTRRAERLAAELDLNGLGGRVSKTLSGGQRRRLDLALGLIHEPRLVFLDEPTTSLDPQSRANLWQHIRRLREQRGITVVVTTHYLDEADSLADRVLVVDRGLVVASGSPDELKRALGGDTLLLGVDGVDDAVRCLAGVPGVGDVHTGPDGVRCRVRDGETALPVVLRALDAARVPLRSVQLHRPTLDDVFLDLTGRALREAGEAPPTEEVGSAA; this is translated from the coding sequence GTGATCACCGCGCGCGGGTTGGCCCGCAGCTACACCACGCGGCGCGGCGTCGTCGAAGCGGTGCGCGGCGTGGACCTCGACGTGGCCGCCGGGGAGATCGTCGCCCTGCTCGGGCCCAACGGCGCGGGCAAGACCACGACGCTGCGGATGCTCACCACCCTGCTGCGGCCGACCGCCGGCACGGCCCGGGTCGCCGGGTGCGACCTGGTCGCGGACCCGAACGGGGTGCGCCGCCGGATCGGCTACGTCGCCCAGCACGGCGGGGCGGCCCCGGACTGCCGGGTGCTGGAGGACCTGGTGCTGCAGGGCCGCATCCACGGCCTGGCCAAGGCCGAGTCGACGCGGCGGGCGGAGCGGCTGGCCGCCGAGCTGGACCTCAACGGCCTGGGCGGGCGGGTCAGCAAGACCTTGTCCGGCGGGCAGCGCCGTCGACTGGACCTCGCGCTCGGCCTGATCCACGAGCCGCGGCTGGTGTTCCTGGACGAGCCGACCACCAGCCTGGACCCGCAGAGCCGGGCGAACCTGTGGCAGCACATCCGGCGGCTGCGCGAGCAGCGCGGCATCACCGTCGTGGTGACCACGCACTACCTGGACGAGGCCGACTCGCTGGCCGACCGCGTGCTGGTGGTCGACCGGGGCCTGGTGGTCGCGTCCGGGTCGCCCGACGAGCTCAAGCGCGCCCTCGGCGGTGACACGCTGCTGCTCGGCGTGGACGGGGTGGACGACGCGGTGCGCTGCCTGGCCGGGGTGCCCGGCGTCGGCGACGTCCACACCGGACCGGACGGCGTGCGCTGCCGGGTGCGTGACGGCGAGACCGCGCTGCCGGTCGTGCTGCGGGCGCTGGACGCGGCCCGCGTGCCGCTGCGGTCGGTGCAGCTGCACCGGCCCACGCTGGACGACGTGTTCCTCGACCTCACCGGCCGCGCGCTGCGCGAGGCGGGCGAGGCGCCACCCACCGAGGAGGTCGGCAGTGCTGCGTGA
- a CDS encoding HAD-IIIC family phosphatase encodes MDRSTALVKCLVWDLDNTLWQGTLLEDGGGALRDDVLRTITALDERGVLQAVASRNDHDHAWARLEALGVAEYFVAPRIGWGPKSAAVREIADELGFALGTIAFVDDQPAERAEVAHHLPEVRCFTHEDVPGLLDLPDFTPDAITEDSRRRRAMYLAGRRRIRAKEEFAGADEDFLRSLEMRMGIRRAGPEDLTRVAELTLRTSQMNATGVHYPDAALRALLDDPAHEVLVATMDDRFGAHGAIGVLLIEKHDRVWRLKLLATSCRVVAFGAGAVILAWLADQAYRAGVHLAADFRRTERNRVMEVAYRFSGYTDDPCPCGGVIAVEDGVRRLHLEPAPQPPPATMALYAPELMTAAVR; translated from the coding sequence GTGGACCGATCGACCGCGCTGGTCAAGTGCCTGGTGTGGGACCTGGACAACACGCTGTGGCAGGGCACCCTGCTGGAGGACGGCGGTGGTGCGCTGCGCGACGACGTGCTGCGCACCATCACCGCCCTGGACGAGCGGGGCGTGCTCCAGGCCGTCGCCAGCCGCAACGACCACGACCACGCCTGGGCCCGGCTGGAAGCGCTCGGCGTGGCCGAGTACTTCGTGGCGCCCCGCATCGGGTGGGGCCCGAAGTCGGCCGCGGTGCGGGAGATCGCGGACGAGCTGGGCTTCGCGCTCGGCACGATCGCGTTCGTGGACGACCAGCCCGCCGAGCGCGCCGAGGTCGCCCACCACCTGCCCGAGGTGCGCTGCTTCACCCACGAGGACGTGCCGGGCCTGCTCGACCTGCCCGACTTCACGCCCGACGCGATCACCGAGGACTCGCGCCGCCGCCGCGCCATGTACCTGGCGGGACGGCGGCGGATCAGGGCCAAGGAGGAGTTCGCCGGGGCGGACGAGGACTTCCTGCGCTCGCTGGAGATGCGCATGGGCATCCGCCGCGCCGGGCCGGAGGACCTGACCCGCGTCGCCGAGCTGACCCTGCGCACCAGCCAGATGAACGCCACCGGCGTCCACTACCCCGACGCCGCGCTGCGCGCCCTGCTGGACGACCCGGCGCACGAGGTGCTGGTGGCCACGATGGACGACCGGTTCGGCGCGCACGGCGCGATCGGCGTGCTGCTGATCGAGAAGCACGACCGGGTGTGGCGGCTCAAGCTGCTCGCCACCTCGTGCCGGGTGGTCGCGTTCGGCGCGGGCGCGGTGATCCTGGCGTGGCTGGCCGACCAGGCGTACCGGGCGGGCGTGCACCTGGCCGCCGACTTCCGGCGCACCGAGCGCAACCGGGTGATGGAGGTGGCCTACCGGTTCTCCGGCTACACCGACGACCCGTGCCCGTGCGGTGGGGTGATCGCCGTGGAGGACGGCGTGCGGCGCCTGCACCTGGAGCCCGCGCCGCAGCCGCCGCCCGCCACGATGGCCCTGTACGCGCCCGAGCTGATGACGGCGGCGGTCCGGTGA
- a CDS encoding acyl-CoA dehydrogenase family protein, with protein MPERADPRALVDDLVAPAAGGWDLAGAVPRDVLRQLGAAGLLCPQVGPEHGGLGRDSRWTGEFTAHLGSRCGSVRSVLTSQSMAAGTIARLGDADQRREHLTRLTSGALAAAAFSEPGAGSDLSAITTEARRDGDEVVVTGFKTWITAAAYADLVVVVARQGDGAAAVVVPADAPGVTITPVVAPSGCRAAGHADVRLDDVRLPASAVLGGGGQPLPLLVTAALQHGRMSVAWGCVGILRACLAEASRHAATREQFGVPLAEHQLVARRLAELLVAERSATHACEHAADAVDARSPDQVVAAVLAKHTAATLAARGAASAVQVLGSAAARDGHPVARAHRDAKLMEIIEGTSEICQLILARHAVDAAR; from the coding sequence GTGCCTGAGCGGGCGGACCCGCGCGCGCTGGTGGACGACCTGGTCGCCCCGGCCGCGGGCGGCTGGGACCTCGCGGGCGCGGTGCCGCGGGACGTGCTGCGCCAGCTCGGCGCGGCCGGGCTGCTGTGCCCGCAGGTGGGCCCCGAGCACGGCGGGCTGGGCCGGGACAGCCGGTGGACCGGCGAGTTCACCGCGCACCTGGGCAGCCGGTGCGGCTCCGTGCGCAGCGTGCTGACCTCGCAGTCGATGGCCGCCGGCACCATCGCCCGCCTCGGTGACGCCGACCAGCGCCGCGAGCACCTGACCCGGCTCACGTCGGGCGCGCTCGCCGCCGCCGCGTTCAGCGAGCCGGGCGCGGGCAGCGACCTGTCGGCGATCACCACCGAGGCGCGCCGCGACGGTGACGAGGTCGTGGTCACCGGGTTCAAGACGTGGATCACCGCCGCCGCCTACGCCGACCTGGTCGTCGTGGTCGCCCGCCAGGGCGACGGCGCGGCGGCGGTCGTCGTGCCCGCCGACGCGCCGGGCGTGACGATCACGCCGGTGGTCGCGCCGAGCGGGTGCCGGGCCGCCGGGCACGCCGACGTGCGGCTGGACGACGTGCGGCTGCCCGCGTCGGCCGTGCTGGGCGGTGGCGGGCAGCCGTTGCCGCTGCTGGTCACGGCCGCGCTCCAGCACGGCCGGATGTCGGTGGCGTGGGGCTGCGTGGGCATCCTGCGCGCCTGCCTGGCCGAGGCGTCCCGGCACGCGGCGACCCGCGAGCAGTTCGGCGTGCCGCTGGCCGAGCACCAGCTCGTCGCCCGGCGCCTGGCCGAGCTGCTGGTGGCCGAGCGGTCGGCGACGCACGCCTGCGAGCACGCCGCCGACGCGGTGGACGCCCGCTCGCCCGACCAGGTCGTGGCGGCGGTGCTGGCCAAGCACACCGCCGCGACCCTCGCCGCGCGCGGCGCCGCGTCGGCCGTGCAGGTCCTCGGCTCCGCGGCGGCCCGCGACGGGCACCCGGTGGCGCGGGCGCACCGCGACGCCAAGCTCATGGAGATCATCGAGGGCACCAGCGAGATCTGCCAGCTCATCCTCGCGCGCCACGCCGTCGACGCGGCGCGCTGA
- a CDS encoding acyl carrier protein — protein MTVELTSADIAGPITAFLKDRTKVDVPPDQDLFASGLVSSIFAMELIVHVEQAFDIAITGSDLRLDNFRTVDRMTELVTRLRAGA, from the coding sequence GTGACGGTCGAGCTGACTTCGGCGGACATCGCTGGTCCCATCACCGCGTTCCTCAAGGACCGCACCAAGGTCGACGTCCCGCCGGACCAGGACCTGTTCGCCTCCGGCCTGGTGTCCTCGATCTTCGCGATGGAGCTGATCGTGCACGTCGAGCAGGCGTTCGACATCGCGATCACCGGCTCGGACCTGCGCCTGGACAACTTCCGCACGGTCGACCGGATGACCGAGCTGGTCACCCGGCTGCGAGCCGGTGCCTGA
- a CDS encoding 3-hydroxyacyl-CoA dehydrogenase family protein — translation MIAIFGAGTMGSGIAALALGHGVPVTLVDLDRATVDDAATRVRGYLRHGALMGSFPDVPPAGLTTATDPSAAATAELVIEAITEDERAKAKLLAELSGIVAPGTPLVSNTSGIPIDELADAVAEPADLVGVHFMNPTWLIGTSEVVRGRRTGAHALDAVLALLARLRRESVVVRDAPGFVTSRLLHPMINDAARVVQEGTATAEQVDELMRGCLGHPTGPLATADLIGLDNLADALRALAERTGIASHAPCELLLAKVAAGHLGRKSGRGFHDYGKVLP, via the coding sequence GTGATCGCGATCTTCGGCGCGGGCACGATGGGGTCCGGCATCGCGGCGCTGGCCCTCGGGCACGGCGTGCCGGTGACCCTGGTCGACCTCGACCGGGCCACCGTGGACGACGCCGCGACCCGCGTGCGCGGGTACCTGCGCCATGGCGCGCTCATGGGTTCCTTCCCCGACGTGCCGCCGGCCGGGCTGACCACCGCCACCGACCCGTCGGCCGCCGCGACCGCCGAGCTGGTCATCGAGGCGATCACCGAGGACGAGCGGGCCAAGGCCAAGCTGCTGGCCGAGCTGAGCGGGATCGTCGCGCCGGGCACGCCGCTGGTGTCCAACACCTCCGGCATCCCGATCGACGAGCTGGCGGACGCCGTCGCCGAGCCGGCCGACCTGGTCGGCGTGCACTTCATGAACCCCACCTGGCTCATCGGCACCTCCGAGGTGGTGCGCGGCAGGCGCACCGGCGCGCACGCGCTGGACGCCGTGCTGGCCCTGCTGGCGCGGCTGCGCCGCGAGTCGGTCGTGGTCCGCGACGCGCCCGGCTTCGTCACCAGCCGGCTGCTGCACCCGATGATCAACGACGCGGCGCGGGTCGTGCAGGAGGGCACCGCGACCGCCGAGCAGGTGGACGAGCTGATGCGCGGCTGCCTCGGCCACCCCACCGGTCCCCTGGCCACCGCGGACCTCATCGGCCTGGACAACCTCGCCGACGCCCTGCGCGCGCTGGCCGAGCGCACCGGGATCGCCTCGCACGCGCCGTGCGAGCTGCTGCTGGCCAAGGTCGCCGCGGGCCACCTGGGCCGCAAGAGCGGCCGGGGTTTCCACGACTACGGAAAGGTGCTGCCGTGA
- a CDS encoding glycosyltransferase → MRITMLTFGTRGDVQPLVALGRTLRGRGHDVRIGTAPSFRGLVEDADLDFHAVEPPPGMREDLFSQPGMNAAIRKGPSFVRTVRSVQPPTDDEVVTMFEGMRAASADADLVVTAPLTHIAGFTEADRPWCSVSWIPMTPTRDFPAYQAKPRPWGGGYNKLTHRFFDTFQWTSMCWMANKYVERVGGTALKGRSRFGEIGRDRPLLYPFSDVVVPRPADWPDQAHVTGYWFHDREWWNPPADLADFVTQAPPVLLTLGSTWPVHDADRTVDWAIDAARGAGRPLVVVGGNDRELPDDVFRATEVDYGWLMPRCAAVVHHGGCGTAGSALRAGIPQVTVPAVFDNPFWARRMHGLGVSPAPLPLHRLTRDGLVAAVAEAVADDRMRERSAALGEAMAGETGLATAADVVEKYLAGAGTAA, encoded by the coding sequence ATGAGGATCACGATGCTGACGTTCGGCACCCGCGGCGACGTGCAGCCGCTGGTCGCCCTCGGCCGGACCCTGCGCGGGCGCGGCCACGACGTGCGGATCGGCACCGCGCCGTCGTTCCGCGGCCTGGTCGAGGACGCCGACCTCGACTTCCACGCCGTCGAACCGCCGCCGGGGATGCGCGAGGACCTGTTCAGCCAGCCGGGCATGAACGCCGCGATCCGCAAGGGCCCGTCGTTCGTGCGCACCGTGCGGTCGGTGCAGCCGCCCACCGACGACGAGGTGGTGACGATGTTCGAGGGCATGCGCGCCGCGAGCGCGGACGCCGACCTCGTCGTGACGGCGCCGCTGACGCACATCGCCGGTTTCACCGAGGCCGACCGGCCGTGGTGCTCGGTGTCGTGGATCCCCATGACGCCCACCCGGGACTTCCCCGCCTACCAGGCGAAGCCGCGGCCGTGGGGCGGCGGCTACAACAAGCTCACGCACCGGTTCTTCGACACGTTCCAGTGGACGTCGATGTGCTGGATGGCCAACAAGTACGTGGAGCGCGTCGGCGGCACGGCGCTGAAGGGCAGGTCCCGGTTCGGCGAGATCGGCCGCGACCGGCCGCTGCTGTACCCGTTCAGCGACGTCGTCGTGCCGCGGCCGGCGGACTGGCCGGACCAGGCGCACGTCACCGGCTACTGGTTCCACGACCGCGAGTGGTGGAACCCGCCCGCCGACCTGGCCGACTTCGTCACGCAGGCGCCGCCCGTCCTGCTCACGCTCGGCAGCACGTGGCCGGTGCACGACGCCGACCGGACCGTGGACTGGGCGATCGACGCGGCGCGCGGGGCGGGCCGGCCGCTGGTGGTGGTCGGCGGCAACGACCGCGAGCTGCCCGACGACGTGTTCCGGGCGACCGAGGTCGACTACGGCTGGCTGATGCCGCGCTGCGCGGCGGTCGTGCACCACGGCGGCTGCGGCACGGCCGGTTCGGCGTTGCGCGCGGGCATCCCGCAGGTCACGGTCCCGGCGGTGTTCGACAACCCGTTCTGGGCGCGGCGGATGCACGGCCTCGGCGTGAGCCCCGCTCCCCTGCCGCTGCACCGCCTCACCCGCGACGGCCTGGTCGCCGCGGTGGCCGAGGCGGTCGCCGACGACCGGATGCGCGAGCGCTCGGCCGCGCTGGGCGAGGCGATGGCGGGCGAGACGGGCCTGGCCACCGCCGCCGACGTGGTGGAGAAGTACCTGGCGGGCGCCGGGACCGCCGCGTGA